Part of the Rhineura floridana isolate rRhiFlo1 chromosome 8, rRhiFlo1.hap2, whole genome shotgun sequence genome is shown below.
GTGAATGAGATAAAACGAATTAAAATGTACGCTGCAAACTAGAGCTTGTAAACAATGACCAAATGGAAGAGTCAGGGAAATGGTGTAAAAATCCTAAGGACCTTTAGAGGTTACTGTTGCTGGGTAGTAGAAGGATTACTCCTTATCTGTGGCTAACGATGTTTACTCACTCAGTATGGACGTCCAGAGCAGGCCAAGGCAGAAGGGGAGGAATGCTATCTTCACAAAACTGCCCTCTAAGGTCAAAAATCCAGAAAAAATAGTGCTGGCATGCAGCAGTCGAAGAGGGGAGGTCAGCATACGGCAGCAAGGCAGCAAATAGTGAGTTATAAGATAATAAATTAGGCCCCTTTGTAAACGATCAAAGGGAGCTCCCTGGGCTGCATCTCTCCCTCGGCCTGTAGCCTCCCCAACATCATCCCTGCTATGGCTTTCGCGtccttttttcctccctcaaTAGGCTCTCGTAAGATTCCCTTATTGTTATACGATGATGACCTGGCCCTACTTTCCTTAAATAAAATTGGCCTTAAAAGGATGCTCACTCACCTGGGTGCCTACTGTAAGGAGCACCTTATCACAATTAATCACACCAAAACCAAAATCTTGATCTTTGGCAACAAGAAGGCAGCTTCCAGTTGGTCAATTGAAGGCCATGCGCTGGATCAAGTTTGCATGTTCAAATATCTGGGCATCTGCCTTAGCGAGAATTCCTCATGGAACCCCCCCACATAAAGGCCATCAAACTGTGGGAGCGAGATCCTTAGTACAACTTCAAAGATTTTTTTATGCTAGAGGGGGGCAAATGGTTCCCCCGATGCTTAAGGTCTTTGTTGCCAAAACAGTTGCCATCATACTGTACGGGGCCGAACTCTGGGGGTCCGTGGCTAAGCAACAAATAGAAACTTTACAAAACCAGTTTATGAGGAAAATTCTAGGGTTCCCGCTGGGAACCCCTGCCGCACATCTCGGAGCGGAACTTGGGCTACCCTCTCTTGCGGCCAGAATAGATCTAGCCCACCTCAGATATTGGAGGAGAATATATCAAATGGACAACAATTCCCTCACCAAACTTTGCTGGTCTGAACAGCTGTCGAAGGGGTGGGTGGTCCCATACCAGCCAGGCACTGCTGGAGCAATATAACCTCCCCACGGGTGAGCTACTGAACCTTAGCCCCCAAGCCCTTAGGAACTGGATATTCAATCATGCAGCGAGGAAAGATCAGGTAGACATTTTAATAGCCCCCTTCTCTATTTGGTATTCCCAACTCAAACTCAATCATGCTAGATCATCTTATTTTGAGATACTCACCCATCCCTCTCTTCGTAAAGCATTTCTGGAACTTAGGTACCAATTAATGCCCTCAGCCTACCTGGAAGGGAGGTATAAGGGAATCCCTATCGAGGAACAGAAATGTATTTTTGGGTGTAATATTGTGGAGGACATTATCCATTACCTGTTATTTTGCCCACTGTACGCTGACCCCAGACAGAAATTCTTGGCCCAATTCATCCATTCTCCTTTGGTTAAATGCCCTAAGGAGCTAGTAGTAGAGCTCCTAAATGATAACTTTAAACATGTGACTATCGCCGTAGCTAACTTTGCCTTGGCAGCTAAAAAGTTACGCACGATTTATATTCAAAATCAGAAAccctgaaattttaaaatgttttatttctaccCACCAGGCTCAACATGGGTCTTACGgtggctgattttattttattttatcacatTTTGTGGTATTTGTTGTATTTGTGATGTATGTTGTATTtgcaatggcctttggctaaatgcaagataaataaacaaacaaacacgctGTCTTATATATCCCTGCCTGACAACTTCACTCCTCAGATAGGGCATTGCTTAGAGTACTGTATGCCCCACATGTGTGCTTAGTATAGACTAGAAACGaagcttttagtgttgcagctccagacCTCTGGAATTAGTTACCGAAGGGAATTGGACAAGTGCCTAGCGTTTTGACATTTGGACAGCTGTTGAAGATATTTTTacttaagaaggctttccctgacgTATGACCTGATAATTTTGTAGAAGAATAATTGTAGAAAttgttttatgggttttaatatACTGAATTTGTAAtccttttttgcattttattttattgttacacCATTTCAGTAACTTTTGATTGTGATGTagtttataaatctgcaaataaataaatgccaagtAAGGATCCAAGCTTGCAATATGGCCAAGATACCATGTGTCAAAAAAGATAGTTATATTTCATATAACTATGGCCACTGGCTTCCTCATTACTTTTTTTTCTGCCTTAGATTTCTTAACCGCACGTTCCTTAGTTTCTTGACCTCCTTTATTCTTACGAATTCATCCAAAAGAGTTTGGTCTCGGCTATCTGAGCCAAACCTCAAATGTGGTTACTCAGCTACCTAGAGCCTATTAATATGAATAATTGAGTAGAACAGAGTTAAAAATAAACAGACCTTTTAAATGAACTGTGTTGTAAACAGTGAATAAGCTGGGTCATGAGAGGAAGAGCCCAGTGATGAATATGCCACTGCCATCCAACTTCTCCCCATGCCCTATGAAGGCTGATGTGAAAGTGTATATAGGGCTGGTGGCAGCACCTTCGGCAGTTGCCAGGTGGCTGTCGCAGAGCTCACTGTTCCTGCATCACCATCCTTCCCCCATGTTTTTCTGGCCTGGCTCTTCAAGAAGTGCCAGGCCGCTGGGTCTAGCCATGGTTTTAATTTCCTACATTGCTGCTGACTTAGTGTAATCtgaagcattgtgggaaatgaaaaAGGATGGCTAGACCCAACTGCCCTATACTGTTTGGTATGCTGCCATCGTAGCCAGCTAAGCCTGCCACAACCCACTGACAGAATAGGGGACCCCAAAAGTATACTTCGCCCAGGTGTGATGTCAGATGGGAACATAGGAAAGCGAAGTGATAAAAGTGGTGCCTACCTCTAGGACATCATAAGATTTCTTTATTGCAGTGCTTACTGTGTCTTTTCCTTCTGTCAGAATATCCGTGTGCGTTGTGTGACTGGAGTTGGGTTCTACATGCCATCAGGGAAAATCAAAGGCAACCTGGCCACTCGTTTCCTGATGGTGGATGGTGAAAAAGTTCTCACTGGATCCTACAGGTTGGTTGATAACTCAGGATGGGAGACCTTTAAAGGTAGATAGGTGACTTCCCCTCAGGTAACAGGGACACTTTTTCACATGTTAAGTCAGACTTcatccatctagcccaggattGTACACTCTTTGCCTGGCACTGGTTCTTCCTAACCCTGCTCTCTGAGATAGCTTGAAGTGTTGGGGATTGAACAAAAAGATCTTTATGATGATATTGACAACATATTCCTTAGCTGAGCATGTGCTCAGAGGATCCCTGCACCTTAGTTCTTAGCAAATGGCCACTTGCCTGAGgcactattttgcacctggctctagtTTATGGACCTAAAAAAGCAAAGTAGCACCCATGAGACCTGACGTCTACTCACCCTTGCCTTAAAGCATGTACAGAATGCTTTTTCCTTGGCATTTGGTAACCACAATGCCAGTGTACAGGGGCTGTATGAGCTTGTCTAGTGGGGATAGAAAGAGCACTGCACTAGAAGCAGAAATCTGAGAGGCAGCCTTTGGAAAGGTGGAAGAGGGTGAAAAGGTGTGCAGGTAGCAAAACATTAAGGCTGAAAGccaatgcacatttacttgggagagagtcccaatgaactcagcaagacttgcttctaagtaaaaatGCACCGGATACAGATGGAATGAGGAAAAGAGGGTGTAAAAGGAATGAGAAATGCAATACAAACAGAAAGGGATGAAGACAAGCATATGAGCAATTAGAAGCAAGATTAAGAGTGAAAAGGGAAGGAGGAATATAAGAGAAAAGATGTACACAAAAATGACAAAGATACGGCTGCAGCCctctgcacacttacctgggagtaagcccccctgaattcattgggatttacttcctAATAAACATGCAGATATCTGGTGGATTTACTGGTGGATGACTCAGTTTGCATGTTGGGCAGAGAGAAATGTGTCTGTGCTGTATTCCAGAAGGCACATACTTTGGACAGGGACGGAAAGGtgagctggcagttgtggattaAGGGCCACTTCTCCATCATTAGCCATATCTTGGCAAATACACACATCTTGGAGAAGGGACGGGAATCACGGCTGCCCACTCTGCTCCTCTTTTGCTTTCATCCAACAAGAGCTAAATTTCTAGCTGCATACATTCCTGGTACTGCTCTTTTCCCCACTTCCAGGGTGATAAGCTCATAATTTCCCTTATGAGGAAGGGAACACTTTGTGAAGCCAGGGCTGTTGGCAGGTGAAACTGTGGGCTCCCAAGTTGCACCTGTGCTGTAGGTGCCCCAAACATTTTGGAGCAGTGCAAAGCAAAAGCGGCAGTGATGACACTCTTGCTCAGCAGTGGGAATAGAGTGCCTTGCTTTAGGCAGTGAATGAGCATTTGATAACTGCTGCAAAGTAGGAAATTGCATTGCACGCCCCCCACCCTCATACATATCAACCCTTGTGCTGCGTTTGCCTTCTCCCCATTGTTGTGTTTATGGGTCTGCCTGCTCACTCATCTGACCTGAGGGGTGGGGCAGACTACTAGAGATGACACTGATTATGGCCATAAAACTGGGTCGCCACCAATAGCCTTGCTGTCACaatctgcactaattgcagttttcaaatgctcttcaagggcagccctgtgtATGCATGTGTAGCCTGGAGCTTGTTGAGCTGAATGGATGTTGCTGTGCTATCCATATAGATGAATTGTGGTTTGCTTGAGGAAGTCCACATAAAGGTCTTCATATGCAGTCCTTCAAGCATATGCAGAAGTCACAAAATGCAGTTTTGTGCTAGGAGAATTTCCTTGGTAGCTAGTTTTCATGTAATATAAAGTAATTAATAGAAATGCTTCAGGTTCCATAATTTGAATGTCTCCTACCTAGCCTTCCTCTGTTATGTGGGTctacaaattaaaaatgtaaaattaacaAGCTCTCTTATTGTGTACTTGGACAGGTAAATATGATTTCTGGTTACTACGACATGTGCTCCTGGGTGGTAAGAGCTTGGGTTTGAGAAAGGAACTGTTTCTGAGTAACAACAACTTCTCTTGCTTTATAGTTTCACATGGATCTCATCCCACGTAGACAGAAACATCGTCTTGTACTTGACTGGGCAGCAAGTGGAGATGTTTGATATTGAATTCCGTGAGCTCTATGCCATTTCAGAGGAGGTCAACCTCTACAAGGAACTGAACCTTCCATGCCCTTTCCGCCAAGGTGTTGGGAAAATGGGATTTTCTTCCTCCACAGTGGCTCGGAAGGTCATTAACCCAAAGTATGGACTAGTGGTAGGAGTTCCCCCAGGTGAAATGATGCGCTGGGCCTCCCgccaaaggcaagagtcacaagGGACACAAGAAGGACAGGAAGAAGAAAGTGAGTCAGATAAGCGACTACACGTTTTTCTGAATGATCTTTTAACAGTGGATCAGGTATTGCCAGATATTGAGCCTCCACTTGAGGACCTGAATATTGCAAACCGGAGTCCTCAGAAGCTATTTTCCAGGTTCCATCTGGACTTCAAAGATAAATCCAAATCCAGGGAGTCCATCCGTGACCTCAGGAAAGACGATGTTGCCAATGGGGAGGCTGGTTCCAAACCAGGCAAGAGGTTTGGCAGTGGATTTTTCAGACGGGCCAAGCGACCACCACCTTTCAGTGCCGATGCCAGTTCTATTGCCAGTGAAACTGCTGAAGATTTTGTGATTGTGAAAACAGGGAAGGAAAGCCAAGCTAGCTTTCGCCCTGTTAGTGTTCGTAGTAGTGGAGCCAATTCAGGTAAGTCATCCTGGAGAAGACTCAGTCTTTCTAATTTCTACCAACAAATAATTATTCTTTCAGGATTTCTTTTCAGAAAAGAAtgccctttcctttcttctgtTCTCACATCCCTAAACTTCCCT
Proteins encoded:
- the FAM83F gene encoding protein FAM83F — translated: MADSQLLCLDDAHVNERVSEHHPRYYYSEEQRRAVEALVLQGEKAYKESLKKDQLRDFLSSRELQALRGGWRAYDAHLDGGKRLIGPSGKPLSLAYWPARSDTEISPLDLGWTNNIFYRGVTRLGLYTHPRKEDKAPHVKQVAREMIQQAQKIIAVVMDQFTDRDIFRDIVDAAYKRRIPVYIILDEEGSKFFLEMCKGLELSDFYIRNIRVRCVTGVGFYMPSGKIKGNLATRFLMVDGEKVLTGSYSFTWISSHVDRNIVLYLTGQQVEMFDIEFRELYAISEEVNLYKELNLPCPFRQGVGKMGFSSSTVARKVINPKYGLVVGVPPGEMMRWASRQRQESQGTQEGQEEESESDKRLHVFLNDLLTVDQVLPDIEPPLEDLNIANRSPQKLFSRFHLDFKDKSKSRESIRDLRKDDVANGEAGSKPGKRFGSGFFRRAKRPPPFSADASSIASETAEDFVIVKTGKESQASFRPVSVRSSGANSDKMSPSSLPGEKAKQSACVVS